The proteins below come from a single Microbulbifer sp. Q7 genomic window:
- a CDS encoding serine/threonine protein kinase, producing the protein MKLASNKLLLAAAISAVLAGCDSGGINIAPENNDNSVTNPVPGQPPATSNPCASYEKAGSVKQGEFDADTGHCTYSAAFVDSGNPLTVDLFIPALENGGAHIFEGSLFVGNNYDDDTTMAAAGIAEGGDGAKLTVQAGVTLAFPNSTKFMVVNRGSQLNAVGTAQDPITFTSLSDVEGTVGPEDVQQWGGMVINGFGITNKCAYDAEMTTSECHVLAEGAAGKDQSNYGGDNNDDSSGHLEYVRVKHTGAEVANGDELNGITFSSVGAGTIVKNLQVYSTYDDGIEMFGGAVSFENYLAMYVRDDSIDIDEGWSGSITNALVIQSETDGNHCIESDGIGSYKDTNDYTALIAAGLNSRPVIDGLTCIISAQSAGTHDPGAGWRFRDGIFPMITNSMVIGSFAADENGAEGSNYCLRVDSAETAAALEAGTEAAITSNIFACADKTKGGPIGADDLETWATANGNLFANVPGDVALNPTAAADTGLQLLEGPLSVFSIDTASMMVNDAAVGISPIERAYLGALSAGDTDWTVGWTYGLHEGSRAQPLWFEQQ; encoded by the coding sequence ATGAAACTTGCATCCAACAAGCTGCTGCTCGCAGCTGCGATCTCTGCGGTACTGGCTGGTTGTGACAGCGGCGGTATCAATATTGCTCCGGAAAACAACGACAATTCAGTCACCAACCCAGTACCTGGACAGCCGCCGGCTACGAGTAATCCTTGCGCCTCCTATGAAAAGGCCGGCTCCGTTAAGCAAGGCGAATTCGATGCTGATACAGGCCATTGCACCTATTCGGCAGCGTTTGTTGATTCTGGAAATCCTCTTACGGTAGATCTGTTTATCCCGGCACTTGAAAATGGTGGAGCACACATTTTCGAAGGCAGCCTGTTCGTAGGTAACAACTACGACGATGACACCACTATGGCCGCCGCCGGTATCGCCGAGGGTGGTGACGGCGCGAAGCTGACCGTGCAGGCTGGCGTTACCCTGGCGTTCCCCAACAGCACCAAGTTCATGGTTGTGAACCGCGGTTCTCAGCTGAATGCGGTAGGCACGGCCCAGGACCCAATTACTTTTACCTCTCTGTCCGATGTGGAAGGCACTGTTGGACCTGAAGACGTTCAGCAGTGGGGCGGGATGGTGATCAACGGCTTTGGTATCACCAACAAGTGTGCCTACGACGCTGAAATGACAACTTCCGAGTGCCACGTACTCGCCGAAGGGGCTGCCGGTAAAGACCAGTCGAACTACGGCGGTGATAACAACGACGATAGCTCTGGTCACCTTGAATACGTACGTGTTAAACACACCGGCGCGGAAGTTGCTAACGGTGACGAGTTGAACGGTATCACCTTCAGCTCTGTTGGTGCCGGTACCATTGTGAAAAACCTGCAGGTTTACTCGACGTACGACGACGGCATCGAAATGTTTGGTGGTGCGGTCAGTTTCGAAAATTATCTGGCTATGTACGTCCGTGACGATTCCATTGATATCGATGAAGGTTGGAGTGGCTCCATCACCAATGCCCTGGTAATCCAGAGCGAAACCGATGGCAACCACTGTATCGAATCTGACGGCATCGGCTCCTACAAAGACACCAACGATTACACGGCGCTCATCGCTGCTGGCCTGAACAGCCGCCCGGTCATTGATGGTCTGACTTGCATCATCTCTGCCCAGTCTGCAGGTACGCACGACCCGGGCGCCGGCTGGCGCTTCCGCGACGGCATCTTCCCGATGATCACCAATTCTATGGTTATTGGTTCCTTCGCCGCCGACGAAAACGGTGCGGAAGGCAGCAACTACTGCCTGCGCGTTGACAGTGCAGAAACTGCTGCAGCGCTGGAGGCGGGTACCGAAGCCGCCATTACTTCCAACATCTTCGCTTGTGCCGACAAGACCAAGGGCGGTCCGATCGGCGCAGATGATCTGGAAACCTGGGCAACTGCCAATGGCAACCTTTTCGCTAATGTTCCCGGTGACGTTGCCTTGAACCCGACTGCTGCCGCTGATACCGGCCTGCAGCTGCTGGAGGGCCCGTTGTCTGTATTCTCCATCGATACCGCCAGCATGATGGTGAACGATGCTGCGGTTGGTATTTCCCCGATCGAGCGCGCCTACCTCGGTGCCCTGAGTGCCGGTGACACCGACTGGACAGTTGGCTGGACCTATGGACTGCATGAAGGCAGCCGTGCGCAGCCGCTCTGGTTCGAACAGCAGTAA